A single window of Acinetobacter wuhouensis DNA harbors:
- a CDS encoding TetR/AcrR family transcriptional regulator: MANSEEHIQVSEKQDIHPELKRRRGRPKCFDEQEALQKAMMLFWKYGYEATAMSDLTKALNLTAPSIYSTFGDKSQLFHACLDYYLKHEACSLDLIFQQAETAKVAIEIYLYENLKKLLQQDKPTGCMLVTATMNCSEQHQPLQHDLLLKRQQVKEKIYQRLQQGVEDGDLSSDADIQAMTDYYSTVIQGLTMQARDGVAIEQLENVVTLALKTWTLF, from the coding sequence ATGGCAAATTCAGAAGAGCATATTCAAGTATCAGAAAAGCAAGATATTCATCCAGAATTGAAGCGACGCCGTGGTCGCCCAAAATGCTTTGATGAGCAGGAAGCTTTACAAAAAGCCATGATGCTCTTTTGGAAATATGGTTATGAAGCGACTGCGATGAGTGATTTAACCAAAGCCCTAAACCTCACAGCACCGAGTATTTACAGTACCTTTGGAGATAAATCACAGCTGTTCCACGCATGTTTAGATTATTATTTAAAACATGAAGCCTGTTCACTGGACTTGATTTTTCAACAAGCTGAGACTGCGAAAGTTGCAATTGAAATCTATCTCTATGAAAATCTTAAAAAATTGTTGCAACAGGATAAACCGACAGGTTGTATGTTGGTGACTGCAACGATGAATTGTTCGGAGCAACATCAGCCACTTCAGCATGATTTATTGTTAAAAAGACAACAGGTTAAAGAAAAAATTTATCAACGCTTACAGCAGGGTGTCGAAGATGGCGATTTAAGCTCAGATGCTGATATTCAAGCCATGACGGATTACTATTCAACAGTGATTCAAGGTTTGACTATGCAAGCGCGTGATGGCGTTGCGATAGAGCAATTGGAGAATGTTGTGACTTTGGCACTTAAAACATGGACATTGTTTTAA
- a CDS encoding MFS transporter, which yields MNMMQPQDTRPQNLETPPSSQGSWVALLTVAITAFALVTSEFLPIGVINNISADLNVSVGTAGLVITLPGIMAALAAPLLPVLVKNLDRRYLLLALAATMVVANAVTAIAPNFEVLLLSRFILGFAIGGFWATAIALSGRLAPAHLPIAKATATVMAGVTLATVLGVPIGTWLSNAYGWRTSFAITSIIGFFVVALGVKFIPNLKPESAIHFRDLPALLRINKARQGLIIILLIGLAHFSSYSYLTPFFKNSAGFDNTTISSLLLLFGIAGIFGNAFAGYSGNLNVRYTFAFVAICFAIVFFGFPLFAIHISGAFILTALWGFAFGAFPTTANIWMFLHAPHAVEKGMPLFVGFFQVMIATGALIGGYVVDHFNANILLYSVLSFIILAFISIFTLSRGLNNPKAELNPVPCKN from the coding sequence ATGAATATGATGCAACCACAAGATACGCGACCACAAAACTTAGAAACGCCCCCCAGTAGCCAAGGCAGCTGGGTTGCTTTATTGACAGTTGCCATTACTGCTTTTGCTCTTGTCACCAGTGAATTTCTCCCCATCGGAGTGATCAATAATATTTCTGCGGATTTAAATGTTTCTGTCGGGACAGCAGGTCTGGTCATCACCCTACCTGGAATCATGGCAGCTTTAGCTGCACCACTCCTACCTGTTTTGGTTAAAAATTTAGACCGACGTTATTTATTATTGGCACTTGCCGCAACGATGGTCGTTGCCAATGCTGTTACGGCGATTGCACCTAATTTTGAAGTTTTATTACTCAGTCGTTTTATTCTCGGTTTTGCCATTGGTGGATTTTGGGCAACCGCAATTGCTTTGAGTGGTCGTTTAGCACCAGCGCATTTACCGATTGCTAAAGCCACAGCAACAGTCATGGCAGGTGTAACCCTTGCCACAGTCTTAGGTGTACCGATCGGAACATGGTTGAGCAATGCTTATGGATGGCGTACATCGTTTGCAATCACCTCTATCATTGGCTTTTTCGTCGTCGCATTAGGGGTTAAGTTTATTCCGAACTTAAAACCAGAATCAGCGATTCATTTTAGAGATTTGCCTGCTTTATTACGCATTAACAAAGCAAGACAGGGCTTAATTATTATCTTGCTGATTGGTTTGGCTCATTTTTCATCTTATAGTTATTTAACCCCATTCTTTAAAAACTCTGCTGGTTTTGACAACACCACTATCAGCTCATTACTCTTATTATTTGGTATAGCAGGGATTTTTGGTAATGCTTTCGCAGGTTATAGTGGTAACTTAAACGTCCGATATACTTTTGCCTTTGTGGCGATCTGTTTTGCGATTGTATTCTTTGGTTTCCCATTATTTGCTATACATATTTCAGGTGCATTTATTCTGACAGCGTTATGGGGTTTTGCCTTTGGTGCATTCCCAACAACAGCGAATATCTGGATGTTTCTACACGCACCACATGCTGTTGAAAAAGGAATGCCGTTATTTGTTGGCTTTTTCCAAGTCATGATTGCAACTGGTGCATTGATTGGTGGTTATGTAGTAGACCATTTTAATGCCAATATTTTGTTGTATAGTGTACTGAGTTTTATCATTTTAGCTTTTATTTCTATATTTACCCTGAGTCGTGGGCTGAATAATCCAAAAGCAGAGCTAAATCCTGTGCCATGTAAGAATTAG
- a CDS encoding AraC family transcriptional regulator: MYADLISVEEFFYQKHDVITPHSNLWGDFNLSLNGTLELTIADEIYLSPPSYGLWIPPQTHHYCAGVNDQQTHYICIRIHPRLCSQLADKTRTLNVRPYLKQTIEEILDQQKQGIPIPQYYEHLLQLVVDQIQHSSCYEHYLPKSNHPILNPILDCLADTSRFHKSMQELLDPFQITERHALRLSQEQLQLSLSEWRNRAKIIYAISCIQQGQSIKKIGLDLGYQHSSSFIEFFKRYTGQTPAQMRNL; this comes from the coding sequence ATGTATGCAGATTTGATTTCAGTAGAAGAATTCTTCTACCAAAAACATGATGTCATCACACCCCATTCTAATTTATGGGGTGATTTTAATTTAAGTTTAAATGGCACTTTAGAACTGACGATTGCAGATGAAATTTATTTGTCACCGCCGAGTTATGGTCTGTGGATTCCTCCACAAACGCATCATTACTGTGCAGGAGTCAATGATCAACAAACCCATTATATTTGTATTCGGATTCATCCTCGATTGTGCAGTCAACTCGCCGATAAAACCAGAACCTTAAATGTCCGTCCCTATCTTAAGCAAACCATTGAAGAAATTTTAGATCAACAAAAACAAGGCATCCCAATTCCACAATATTATGAACATTTGTTGCAATTGGTTGTCGATCAGATCCAACACAGTTCCTGCTACGAGCACTATTTACCCAAGAGTAATCACCCCATTCTAAATCCTATTTTAGATTGTCTCGCAGACACTTCACGCTTTCATAAAAGCATGCAAGAACTGTTAGATCCCTTTCAAATCACCGAACGGCATGCACTTCGACTCAGTCAGGAACAACTTCAACTCAGCCTTTCTGAATGGCGTAATCGTGCCAAAATTATTTATGCCATCTCATGCATTCAACAAGGTCAATCTATTAAAAAAATTGGTTTAGATTTGGGTTATCAACATAGCTCAAGCTTCATTGAGTTTTTTAAACGTTATACTGGTCAAACACCTGCACAAATGCGAAATCTTTAA
- a CDS encoding glutathione peroxidase: protein MSNSVYDISVNTIKGEATTLNQYQGKVLLIINVASKCGLTPQYEGLEKLYTEKKAQGLEILGFPANNFLAQEPGTNDEIQQFCSLTYNVDFPLFAKISVAGDDKHPLYDTLIHAIPERIGEGPWWKDLVDYGLTPNPKPEVLWNFEKFLVNKNGEIVARFAPDITADDPRIVQAIEAELAK from the coding sequence ATGAGCAATTCTGTTTATGATATTTCCGTGAATACCATCAAAGGTGAAGCAACAACCTTAAACCAGTATCAAGGAAAAGTATTACTCATTATCAATGTTGCATCTAAATGTGGCTTAACACCTCAGTATGAAGGTTTAGAAAAACTCTATACAGAAAAGAAAGCGCAAGGTTTAGAAATTTTAGGCTTCCCTGCCAATAATTTCCTTGCTCAAGAACCAGGTACTAATGATGAAATTCAGCAATTTTGTTCATTGACCTACAATGTAGACTTCCCGCTATTCGCTAAAATTTCAGTTGCAGGTGATGATAAACATCCGTTATACGACACATTGATTCATGCGATTCCTGAACGTATTGGCGAGGGTCCTTGGTGGAAAGACTTGGTTGATTATGGCTTAACGCCAAATCCAAAACCTGAAGTGTTATGGAACTTTGAAAAATTCTTAGTCAATAAAAATGGGGAAATCGTAGCGCGTTTTGCGCCAGATATTACAGCTGATGACCCACGTATTGTTCAAGCAATTGAAGCTGAATTAGCAAAATAA
- a CDS encoding ATP-binding protein: MQLIIFTGVQASGKSTFYQQYFYHTHLRLNLDMLKTRHRENILFEAALTSKTKIVIDNTNMTRADRERYIQRAKDAEFEIISYYFETDLHSTLQRNAQREGKANIPEKGVRATLQRLEIPRQSEGFDELFKVNLVENDGFAIHVISE, from the coding sequence ATGCAACTGATTATTTTTACAGGTGTTCAAGCTTCTGGTAAATCAACTTTTTATCAGCAATATTTCTATCACACACATCTGCGTTTAAACCTAGATATGCTGAAAACACGACATCGTGAAAACATCTTATTTGAGGCTGCCCTTACCTCTAAAACCAAGATAGTTATTGATAATACCAACATGACCCGCGCTGATCGTGAACGTTATATACAGCGAGCCAAAGATGCCGAATTTGAAATCATTTCATATTATTTTGAAACAGATCTGCACAGCACTTTACAACGTAATGCACAACGTGAAGGCAAAGCCAATATCCCTGAAAAAGGCGTGAGAGCAACTTTGCAACGTTTGGAAATTCCACGACAATCGGAAGGCTTTGACGAGTTATTTAAAGTCAATTTGGTTGAAAATGATGGCTTTGCAATTCATGTTATATCTGAATAA
- the dcm gene encoding DNA cytosine methyltransferase has translation MKQIHIKLNEQLHHDLRIECAKRNICIQDYVAELLYKNLKNSNTTDLLSPLDNHFKFIDLFSGIGGIRLPFQELGGECVFSSEIDKFAKQTYQAYYDDLPAGDITQIVPSEIPNFDVLLAGFPCQPFSQAGQRKGFDDTRGTMFFYIEEIIRIKKPRAFLLENVKGLKGHDKGNTFKVICKHLNDLGYQIHHQILAAKDFGLPQNRERIYIVGFLEEDAYNKFHFPEPLNIATKVGDILEKNVAEKYTISDRLWEGHQRRKLEHARKGNGFGYSMVDENSAYTNTISARYNKDGSEILISQGENKNPRKLTPIEAARLQGFPDELVIKAREAGVSDAQLYKQFGNSVAVSVIRAIAQNMVKALEN, from the coding sequence ATGAAGCAAATCCACATTAAATTAAACGAACAACTTCATCATGATCTTCGTATTGAATGTGCGAAACGGAATATTTGCATTCAAGACTATGTTGCTGAATTATTATATAAAAATTTAAAAAATTCGAATACGACAGACCTGCTTTCTCCATTGGACAATCACTTTAAATTCATTGATCTATTTTCAGGCATTGGCGGTATTCGCTTACCGTTTCAAGAACTTGGTGGAGAATGCGTATTTAGTTCAGAAATTGATAAATTTGCCAAACAAACCTATCAAGCATATTACGATGACTTACCCGCGGGTGATATCACGCAAATTGTACCAAGTGAAATTCCAAACTTTGATGTGTTACTCGCTGGTTTTCCCTGCCAACCCTTTAGCCAAGCAGGTCAACGTAAAGGCTTCGATGATACGCGTGGAACGATGTTCTTTTATATCGAAGAAATTATTAGAATAAAAAAACCACGCGCTTTTCTACTGGAAAATGTCAAAGGTCTAAAAGGTCATGATAAGGGCAATACCTTTAAAGTGATTTGTAAACATTTAAATGACTTAGGCTATCAAATTCATCATCAAATCTTGGCTGCCAAAGATTTTGGCCTACCGCAAAATAGAGAACGAATTTATATTGTTGGCTTTCTTGAAGAGGATGCTTATAACAAATTTCATTTTCCAGAACCTTTAAATATCGCAACCAAAGTCGGTGATATTTTAGAAAAGAATGTTGCTGAAAAATATACAATTTCCGATCGTTTATGGGAAGGACATCAGCGTCGTAAACTAGAGCATGCCAGAAAAGGCAATGGTTTTGGCTATTCAATGGTCGATGAAAACTCAGCTTACACCAATACTATTTCTGCGCGTTACAATAAAGACGGTTCTGAAATTCTGATTTCGCAAGGTGAAAATAAGAACCCGAGAAAATTAACCCCTATTGAGGCAGCACGACTACAAGGTTTCCCAGATGAATTAGTGATTAAAGCCAGAGAAGCCGGTGTTTCGGATGCCCAACTGTATAAACAATTCGGGAATTCTGTCGCGGTGAGTGTCATCCGTGCAATTGCTCAGAATATGGTAAAAGCTTTGGAAAATTAG
- a CDS encoding F0F1 ATP synthase subunit epsilon yields MSTMQCDVVSVKESLYSGTVTMLIAKGAGGELGIMPGHAPLVTLLKPGAIRVLLENGTEELIYVSGGVLEVQPHVVTVLADTAVRAESLDEAAIIEARKNAEQLLANQKSDLDSAAALAALAETAAQLETIRKIKNRAQ; encoded by the coding sequence ATGTCGACTATGCAATGTGACGTTGTAAGTGTTAAAGAGTCTTTGTACTCAGGCACTGTAACAATGCTTATCGCAAAAGGTGCTGGCGGTGAATTGGGTATTATGCCTGGTCACGCTCCGTTAGTAACTTTACTTAAGCCGGGCGCGATTCGCGTTCTGCTTGAGAACGGTACAGAAGAGTTAATCTATGTATCTGGTGGTGTTCTTGAAGTTCAACCGCATGTTGTAACTGTTCTTGCAGATACAGCTGTACGCGCGGAAAGCCTTGATGAAGCAGCAATTATCGAAGCACGTAAAAATGCTGAACAATTGTTAGCAAATCAAAAGAGCGACTTGGACTCTGCTGCTGCTTTGGCTGCTCTTGCAGAAACTGCTGCTCAGTTGGAAACCATCCGCAAAATCAAAAACCGCGCTCAATAA
- the atpD gene encoding F0F1 ATP synthase subunit beta, whose translation MSSGRIIQIIGAVIDVEFERNSVPKIYDALQVDGTETTLEVQQQLGDGVVRTIAMGSTEGLKRGLNVSNTGAPISVPVGTACLGRIMDVLGRPIDEAGPVATEERLPIHRQAPSYAEQAASTDLLETGIKVIDLLCPFAKGGKVGLFGGAGVGKTVNMMELINNIAKAHSGLSVFAGVGERTREGNDFYHEMKDSNVLDKVAMVYGQMNEPPGNRLRVALTGLTMAEYFRDEKDENGKGRDVLLFVDNIYRYTLAGTEVSALLGRMPSAVGYQPTLAEEMGVLQERITSTKSGSITSIQAVYVPADDLTDPSPATTFAHLDATVVLSRDIASSGIYPAIDPLDSTSRQLDPLVVGAEHYEIARSVQNVLQRYKELKDIIAILGMDELAEEDKLTVYRARKIQRFFSQPFHVAEVFTGAPGKLVPLKETIRGFKGLLAGEYDHIPEQAFYMVGGIDEVIAKAEKL comes from the coding sequence ATGAGTAGCGGTCGTATCATTCAGATCATCGGCGCGGTTATCGACGTCGAGTTTGAACGCAACAGCGTTCCTAAGATCTATGACGCTCTCCAAGTTGACGGTACTGAAACTACTTTAGAAGTTCAGCAACAACTTGGTGATGGTGTAGTTCGTACCATCGCAATGGGATCTACTGAAGGTCTTAAACGTGGTCTAAACGTATCTAACACTGGTGCGCCTATTTCTGTACCTGTAGGTACTGCATGTTTAGGTCGTATCATGGACGTTCTTGGTCGCCCGATCGACGAAGCTGGTCCTGTAGCGACTGAAGAGCGTTTACCGATTCACCGTCAAGCACCTTCTTATGCTGAACAAGCTGCTTCTACTGACCTTTTAGAAACTGGTATTAAAGTCATCGACTTGCTTTGCCCGTTTGCTAAAGGTGGTAAAGTTGGTTTATTCGGTGGTGCCGGTGTTGGTAAAACTGTAAACATGATGGAATTGATCAACAACATCGCGAAAGCTCACTCAGGTTTATCTGTGTTTGCTGGTGTTGGTGAGCGTACTCGTGAAGGTAACGACTTCTATCACGAGATGAAAGATTCTAACGTTCTTGACAAAGTAGCAATGGTCTACGGTCAGATGAATGAGCCACCAGGTAACCGTTTACGCGTAGCGTTAACTGGTTTGACTATGGCTGAATATTTCCGTGACGAGAAAGACGAAAACGGTAAAGGCCGTGACGTTTTATTGTTCGTAGATAACATCTACCGTTATACACTTGCGGGTACTGAAGTATCAGCATTGTTAGGTCGTATGCCATCTGCAGTAGGTTACCAACCTACACTTGCAGAAGAGATGGGTGTTCTTCAAGAACGTATTACATCGACTAAGTCTGGTTCTATTACGTCTATCCAAGCAGTATATGTACCTGCCGATGACTTAACAGATCCATCGCCTGCAACTACGTTCGCTCACTTGGATGCGACTGTTGTACTGAGCCGTGACATCGCATCTTCTGGTATTTACCCAGCGATCGATCCACTTGACTCTACTTCACGTCAGTTAGATCCACTTGTAGTCGGTGCTGAGCATTACGAAATCGCTCGTTCAGTTCAAAACGTTCTTCAACGTTATAAAGAATTGAAAGACATTATCGCAATTCTTGGTATGGACGAATTGGCTGAAGAAGACAAACTTACTGTATACCGTGCACGTAAGATCCAACGTTTCTTCTCTCAACCGTTCCACGTAGCTGAAGTGTTTACTGGTGCGCCTGGTAAACTTGTACCGCTTAAAGAAACAATTCGTGGCTTTAAAGGTCTTCTAGCTGGTGAATACGACCACATTCCAGAACAAGCGTTCTATATGGTTGGTGGTATTGACGAAGTGATCGCTAAAGCCGAGAAGCTTTAA
- the atpG gene encoding F0F1 ATP synthase subunit gamma, whose product MANLKEIRAKVASIKSTQKITRAMQMVAASKMRRAQERMAQGRPYAENMHRVIAHLVQANPEYKHRYMVERPVKRVGYIIVSSDRGLAGGLNINLFKKVVKHVQQQQEQSIEVQFALIGQKAVSFFKNYGGKVLGATTNLGDAPGLEQLTGSVQVMLDAFDKGELDRIYLVSNGFVNAMTQNQKIEQLVPLAAAEESEGLNRQYGWDYLYEPEAEELLNGLLVRYIESMVYQGVIENIACEQSARMVAMKAATDNAGDLIKSLQLIYNKLRQAAITQEISEIVGGAAAV is encoded by the coding sequence ATGGCAAATTTAAAAGAAATTCGCGCCAAAGTAGCTAGTATCAAGAGCACGCAGAAGATTACTCGAGCGATGCAAATGGTAGCAGCTTCTAAGATGCGTCGTGCGCAAGAGCGCATGGCTCAGGGCCGTCCGTATGCCGAAAATATGCACCGTGTAATTGCTCATTTGGTACAAGCGAATCCTGAATACAAACATCGTTATATGGTTGAACGCCCTGTAAAACGCGTTGGCTATATCATTGTTTCTTCAGATCGTGGCCTTGCTGGTGGTTTGAACATTAACTTGTTCAAAAAAGTGGTTAAACACGTACAACAGCAACAAGAGCAGTCAATTGAAGTTCAATTTGCTTTGATTGGTCAAAAAGCGGTTTCGTTTTTTAAAAACTACGGCGGTAAAGTGCTGGGTGCAACAACCAACTTAGGTGATGCTCCAGGTCTTGAACAGTTAACTGGTTCTGTACAGGTGATGTTAGACGCATTTGATAAAGGCGAATTAGATCGTATTTATCTTGTGTCAAACGGCTTTGTCAATGCCATGACTCAAAACCAAAAAATCGAACAACTTGTTCCTTTAGCTGCTGCTGAAGAGAGCGAGGGTCTAAACCGTCAATACGGTTGGGACTACCTATATGAACCAGAAGCTGAAGAGCTTTTAAATGGTTTATTGGTTCGTTACATTGAGTCTATGGTGTATCAAGGCGTGATTGAAAACATCGCGTGTGAGCAGTCTGCTCGTATGGTTGCAATGAAAGCTGCAACTGACAACGCAGGTGACCTCATCAAGAGCCTACAACTCATTTATAACAAGCTGCGTCAAGCCGCGATTACTCAGGAAATTTCTGAGATCGTTGGTGGTGCCGCTGCCGTTTAA
- the atpA gene encoding F0F1 ATP synthase subunit alpha → MQQLNPSEISALIKQRIGDLDTSATAKNEGTIVMVSDGIVRIHGLADAMYGEMIEFDGGLYGMALNLEQDSVGVVVLGNYLSLQEGQKARCTGRVLEVPVGPELLGRVVDALGNPIDGKGPIDAKLTDKVEKVAPGVIWRQSVDEPVQTGYKSVDTMIPVGRGQRELIIGDRQTGKTAMAIDAIIAQKNSGIKCVYVAVGQKQSTIANVVRKLEETGAMAYTTVVAAAAADPAAMLFLAPYSGCTMGEYFRDRGEDALIIYDDLSKQAVAYRQISLLLRRPPGREAYPGDVFYLHSRLLERASRVSADYVEQFTKGEVKGQTGSLTALPIIETQAGDVSAFVPTNVISITDGQIFLETSLFNSGIRPAVNAGISVSRVGGSAQTKVIKKLSGGIRTALAQYRELAAFAQFASDLDEATRKQLEHGQRVTELMKQKQYAPYSIADQAVSIYASNEGYMADVEVKKIVAFDAALVSYFRAEHAALMQKIDETGAWDKDIEAAFKAGIESFKATQTY, encoded by the coding sequence ATGCAACAACTGAATCCATCCGAGATCAGTGCGCTCATTAAACAGCGTATCGGCGATCTGGACACCAGCGCGACCGCTAAGAACGAAGGAACCATTGTTATGGTTTCCGACGGTATTGTGCGTATTCACGGCTTAGCTGATGCTATGTACGGTGAAATGATCGAATTCGACGGCGGCTTATACGGTATGGCACTGAACCTAGAACAGGATTCAGTGGGCGTCGTTGTTTTAGGTAACTACTTAAGCCTTCAAGAAGGCCAAAAAGCGCGTTGCACAGGTCGTGTATTAGAAGTTCCGGTTGGTCCAGAACTTTTAGGCCGTGTAGTAGATGCTCTTGGTAACCCGATTGATGGTAAAGGCCCAATTGACGCAAAATTGACTGATAAAGTTGAAAAAGTTGCACCTGGTGTAATTTGGCGTCAATCAGTGGATGAACCTGTACAAACTGGTTATAAATCAGTAGATACAATGATTCCAGTAGGCCGTGGTCAGCGTGAGTTGATCATCGGTGACCGTCAAACTGGTAAAACAGCGATGGCGATCGATGCGATCATTGCTCAGAAAAATTCTGGCATTAAATGTGTTTACGTTGCAGTTGGTCAAAAACAATCAACGATTGCAAACGTTGTACGTAAGCTAGAAGAAACTGGTGCTATGGCGTATACAACTGTTGTAGCAGCAGCGGCAGCGGATCCAGCAGCAATGCTTTTCCTTGCTCCGTATTCTGGCTGTACAATGGGTGAATACTTCCGTGACCGCGGTGAAGACGCTTTGATTATTTATGATGATTTGTCTAAGCAAGCTGTTGCTTACCGTCAAATTTCATTGCTTCTTCGTCGTCCACCAGGTCGTGAAGCGTATCCTGGTGACGTATTCTATCTTCACTCTCGTCTTCTTGAGCGTGCTTCGCGCGTTTCTGCTGACTACGTTGAGCAATTCACGAAAGGTGAAGTTAAAGGCCAAACTGGTTCTTTGACTGCATTACCGATCATTGAAACTCAAGCGGGTGACGTATCTGCATTCGTACCAACAAACGTAATTTCGATTACAGATGGTCAGATCTTCCTTGAAACATCATTATTCAACTCAGGTATTCGTCCTGCAGTGAACGCGGGTATCTCTGTATCTCGTGTTGGTGGTTCAGCGCAAACTAAGGTCATCAAAAAATTGTCTGGTGGTATCCGTACTGCTTTGGCTCAATATCGTGAATTGGCAGCGTTTGCTCAGTTCGCTTCTGACCTTGATGAAGCAACTCGTAAGCAACTTGAACATGGTCAACGTGTAACTGAATTAATGAAGCAAAAACAATATGCTCCATATTCAATTGCTGACCAAGCTGTTTCAATTTATGCATCTAACGAAGGTTATATGGCTGACGTAGAAGTGAAGAAAATCGTTGCATTTGATGCTGCGTTAGTTTCTTACTTCCGTGCAGAACATGCTGCGTTAATGCAAAAAATTGATGAGACTGGTGCTTGGGATAAAGATATCGAAGCAGCATTCAAAGCTGGTATTGAAAGCTTTAAAGCGACTCAAACTTACTAA
- a CDS encoding F0F1 ATP synthase subunit delta, with product MAELLTLARPYAKAAFAYASEQNATDSWSQALQVLSAAVQDEAFSAYLNRPELTPVEQVALFAKVLGEQQTEAVSNFLTLLADNGRLTLLPEIEAEFEQLKSQNNNTVDVVIESAFPLDSVQEQKLAHALEKRLNSAVKVTVEVNPALIAGVVIRAGDQVIDDSALSKLEKMRTRLLA from the coding sequence ATGGCTGAACTCTTGACGTTGGCACGCCCATACGCTAAAGCAGCATTTGCTTATGCATCTGAGCAAAATGCAACTGACTCTTGGTCACAAGCATTACAAGTGCTCAGTGCTGCGGTGCAAGATGAAGCATTCTCCGCTTATTTAAATCGCCCTGAGTTGACACCTGTTGAGCAGGTTGCACTTTTTGCGAAAGTTTTAGGTGAACAGCAAACTGAAGCAGTGTCAAACTTTTTGACACTTCTTGCTGACAATGGTCGTTTGACTTTGTTACCTGAAATTGAAGCAGAATTTGAACAACTCAAATCGCAAAATAACAACACTGTTGACGTTGTGATTGAATCAGCTTTTCCGCTTGATTCAGTACAAGAACAGAAGTTGGCTCATGCGTTGGAAAAACGTTTGAACAGCGCTGTGAAAGTTACAGTAGAAGTAAATCCAGCATTGATTGCTGGTGTTGTTATTCGTGCAGGCGACCAAGTGATAGATGATTCTGCGCTTAGCAAGCTTGAAAAAATGCGTACTCGTCTTTTAGCGTAA
- a CDS encoding F0F1 ATP synthase subunit B: MNINLTLIGQAIAFAIFVAFCMKFVWPPLINAISERQRKIADGLNAAEKAKADLADAQAQVKTEIDAAKAQAAQLIEQANRRAAQLVEEARTQASAEGERIRQQAKEAVDQDINSAREELRQQVAALAVAGAEKILNQQVDAEAHNAMLNQLAAKL, encoded by the coding sequence ATGAATATCAACCTCACATTGATTGGCCAAGCGATTGCATTTGCGATTTTTGTCGCATTCTGCATGAAGTTTGTATGGCCACCACTAATCAATGCGATTAGTGAGCGTCAGCGTAAAATCGCTGATGGCTTAAATGCTGCTGAAAAAGCAAAAGCTGATCTTGCTGATGCGCAAGCACAAGTGAAGACAGAAATTGACGCAGCAAAAGCACAAGCGGCTCAATTGATCGAACAAGCGAACCGCCGTGCGGCACAATTGGTCGAAGAAGCGCGTACTCAAGCATCTGCTGAAGGTGAGCGTATTCGTCAACAAGCGAAAGAAGCTGTTGACCAAGACATCAATTCTGCTCGCGAAGAATTACGTCAACAAGTTGCTGCTCTTGCAGTTGCTGGTGCAGAAAAAATTCTGAACCAACAAGTTGACGCAGAAGCTCATAATGCCATGCTGAATCAGCTGGCTGCTAAACTTTAA
- the atpE gene encoding F0F1 ATP synthase subunit C, with the protein MELTLGLVAIASAILIAFGALGTAIGFGLLGGRFLEAVARQPELAPQLQTRMFLIAGLLDAVPMIGVGIGLFFIFANPFVG; encoded by the coding sequence ATGGAACTCACTTTAGGTCTAGTTGCAATTGCATCTGCTATCTTGATCGCTTTTGGTGCTTTAGGTACTGCGATTGGTTTCGGTCTTTTAGGCGGTCGCTTCCTTGAAGCTGTTGCTCGTCAACCAGAATTGGCTCCACAACTTCAAACTCGTATGTTCTTAATCGCGGGTCTTCTTGATGCTGTGCCTATGATCGGCGTTGGTATTGGTTTGTTCTTCATCTTCGCAAATCCATTTGTAGGTTAA